From the genome of Bacteroides sp.:
TTCGCAGATGCGGATGGGGTTTTTTATTTAATTTAGCGGCAATGGAAAAAGAACTGCTAAAAAAGCTGGATCAACTGGTATCAAGTGGTCATACCATATGCACTGACAGCAGGCTTGCTGAATCCGGAGCCATTTTTTTTGCCCTGAAGGGGCCTTCCTTCAACGGAAATAAATTTGCCCTCCAAGCCCTTGAAAAAGGGTGTATTGCCGCCGTGGTCGACGAGAAAATTACTCCTCAGGATGAACGGATCTTTGAAACCATTGATGTTCAAGACACCCTTCAACAACTCAGTCTGTTCCACCGTAAGCAGTTTCACATTCCTGTGCTTGGCATTACAGGTTCTAACGGAAAGACCACTACCAAAGAACTGGTCCATGCAGTTCTGGCCACCACATTTCACACCCTTGCCACCAAGGGAAACCTGAATAACCATATTGGAGTTCCCCTGACTTTGCTTGACTTAAATCAAGCCCATGAGATCGCCATTATCGAAATGGGGGCAAACCACATGGGTGAGATTGGGGAACTGTCCGCACTGGCCCTGCCCGATTATGGGATCATCACTAATATCGGCAAAGCCCACCTGGAAGGATTCGGCAGCCTGGAGAACATTGTAAAAACGAAAACTGAATTGTATCGCAGCGTGATGAGCCGCAATGGGACCCTTTTTATCAATGGCGACAACCCTGGGCTTATGAAAGAAGCTGGCGATGCTGTCAAAGTCTTGTATGGCAGGAGCCCGGAACAACATTGTTCCGGAATGATTACCGAAGAAAGCCCCTTCCTCAGTGTTGCGTTTCAGGCAAACAAGGCGCTGGGAAAGACTGCTGAAGGCATTTCAGGGACCATCCACACGCGCTTGGTCGGAGCCTACAATTTTGAAAACATAATGGCAGCCATTGCCATTGGCCTGTTTTTCGGCGTAAGTCCTGAAAACATCATCCGAGCCATTGAAGGCTACGTCCCATCCAACAGTCGCTCGCAATGGATCGACAACGGAAGGAATGTCATCCTCCTGGATGCATACAACGCAAATCCTACCAGTATGGCTGCTGCCCTCGAAAATTTTTCAGGATTCGGGAAAACTCCCAAAGCAGTGATACTGGGCGATATGCTTGAACTGGGCGATGTAAGCCAGCAAGAACACAGTCATATCATCAGGACCCTTGAAGCAATGAACTTTGAACGCATCATCCTGGTAGGTCCCGAATTTAAGGCCATAGCCAAACCCTCTGATCACCAGTTGGTCTTCAGCAATGTTTCTGAGGCATGCCTTTGGCTATCGAACAACCAGCTAAGGGGATACCATATCCTTGTAAAGGGATCGCGAGGCATTCAAATGGAAAAGGTTCTGGAAGCCCTATAAGGGAATTCCTGAAGGTTTTATTTTTTGCAGTTTTAAACTCCTCGCCTG
Proteins encoded in this window:
- the murF gene encoding UDP-N-acetylmuramoyl-tripeptide--D-alanyl-D-alanine ligase, producing MEKELLKKLDQLVSSGHTICTDSRLAESGAIFFALKGPSFNGNKFALQALEKGCIAAVVDEKITPQDERIFETIDVQDTLQQLSLFHRKQFHIPVLGITGSNGKTTTKELVHAVLATTFHTLATKGNLNNHIGVPLTLLDLNQAHEIAIIEMGANHMGEIGELSALALPDYGIITNIGKAHLEGFGSLENIVKTKTELYRSVMSRNGTLFINGDNPGLMKEAGDAVKVLYGRSPEQHCSGMITEESPFLSVAFQANKALGKTAEGISGTIHTRLVGAYNFENIMAAIAIGLFFGVSPENIIRAIEGYVPSNSRSQWIDNGRNVILLDAYNANPTSMAAALENFSGFGKTPKAVILGDMLELGDVSQQEHSHIIRTLEAMNFERIILVGPEFKAIAKPSDHQLVFSNVSEACLWLSNNQLRGYHILVKGSRGIQMEKVLEAL